The following proteins are encoded in a genomic region of Alphaproteobacteria bacterium:
- the ilvC gene encoding ketol-acid reductoisomerase yields the protein MSLNIYYDKDANLNHILGKKIAIVGYGSQGHAHALNLKESGADVVIALRPNSVTAKKAEKAGFKVLSPAEAAKQSDIVMILVPDEHHADVYANEIRDNIKKGAALAFAHGFSIHFNQIVPRSDLDVIMIAPKGPGHTVRSEFARGGGVPCLIAIAQDASGHAKDIALAYASGVGGGRSGIIETTFRDECETDLFGEQAVLCGGVSALVKAGFETLVEAGYPEEMAYFECLHELKLIVDLIYEGGLKNMRYSISNTAEYGDYRSGPRVITEETKKEMKRILKDIQDGIFTRDWILENKAGVPSFKASRRNESEHRIEAVGERLRAMMPWIAKNKLVDEEVA from the coding sequence ATGTCACTCAATATTTATTATGATAAAGACGCTAATTTAAATCATATTCTAGGCAAAAAAATCGCGATTGTCGGCTATGGCAGCCAGGGTCACGCCCATGCGCTTAACCTAAAAGAAAGTGGTGCTGATGTGGTGATTGCGCTTCGTCCTAACTCAGTTACGGCTAAAAAAGCTGAAAAGGCTGGCTTTAAAGTGTTAAGCCCAGCGGAGGCTGCTAAACAATCTGATATCGTGATGATCCTGGTTCCTGATGAACATCATGCGGATGTCTATGCCAATGAAATTCGTGATAATATTAAAAAAGGCGCTGCGCTTGCATTTGCCCACGGTTTCAGCATTCACTTTAATCAAATCGTTCCACGCAGTGATTTGGACGTGATCATGATTGCCCCTAAAGGCCCAGGTCATACAGTACGTTCCGAATTTGCCCGTGGTGGTGGAGTTCCATGCTTGATCGCAATTGCACAGGATGCCAGCGGCCATGCTAAAGATATCGCTCTTGCTTATGCTAGCGGCGTAGGTGGTGGACGTTCAGGAATTATCGAAACTACATTCCGTGATGAATGCGAGACTGACCTGTTTGGTGAGCAAGCCGTATTATGTGGTGGTGTTTCTGCACTGGTAAAAGCTGGTTTTGAAACCTTGGTTGAAGCTGGATACCCAGAAGAAATGGCCTATTTTGAATGCCTGCATGAGCTAAAACTTATCGTAGACCTCATCTATGAGGGTGGTTTAAAGAATATGCGTTATTCAATTTCGAATACCGCTGAGTATGGTGACTATCGTAGCGGACCGCGCGTGATCACTGAAGAAACCAAAAAAGAAATGAAGCGTATTTTGAAAGACATCCAAGACGGTATATTTACCCGTGACTGGATTCTTGAAAATAAAGCAGGGGTTCCGTCCTTTAAAGCATCACGCCGTAACGAAAGCGAGCATCGTATCGAAGCGGTTGGCGAGCGTTTGCGCGCTATGATGCCTTGGATTGCTAAGAATAAATTGGTAGATGAAGAGGTTGCATAA
- a CDS encoding J domain-containing protein, translating to MKDSQHSSNEEKKLEIKGANPSEQVPHAEQNKPASEPESKAPPKAKEPSNYYEVLGVDEKATQGEIRKAYLKLSLKSHPDQFERNNPNASEEEKKNSEEKFKKISVSYKVLYDPDLRKAYDNQLKSERASNVEKPQLKANPKEQSPNKAEPDVNEKGANKGGINVKPLRTALGYAKKGIERAGREEVRKGVSDVGSAGLSAGKKAALGGVGLAASVAVGVAFPPAGLAMAAVVVGATAVSMAPDAVKAIKGVAHATGVDKAVSNAVDDAKTKAKEGLAKAADKGIDNIDKGISKGLTKLQNALNSPEGKKAKEALKGCGEPSQADHRNKPTPHIEGAIVPHNPSKGRA from the coding sequence ATGAAAGATTCTCAGCATAGTAGTAATGAAGAAAAGAAACTTGAAATAAAGGGTGCAAATCCATCAGAACAAGTACCTCATGCTGAACAAAATAAACCTGCCTCAGAACCTGAATCAAAAGCTCCTCCTAAGGCTAAAGAGCCGTCTAATTATTATGAAGTATTAGGGGTCGATGAAAAAGCTACTCAGGGTGAAATTAGGAAGGCTTACCTAAAGCTTTCTCTTAAGTCGCATCCCGATCAATTTGAACGCAATAATCCCAACGCAAGCGAAGAAGAAAAAAAGAATAGTGAAGAAAAATTCAAGAAGATTTCTGTTTCATATAAAGTATTATACGATCCAGATTTAAGGAAAGCCTATGATAATCAATTAAAAAGCGAGAGGGCTAGCAACGTTGAAAAGCCTCAGCTGAAAGCTAATCCTAAAGAGCAATCCCCTAATAAAGCGGAGCCCGATGTTAATGAGAAGGGCGCAAATAAGGGAGGAATAAATGTTAAGCCCTTACGTACCGCCTTAGGCTATGCGAAGAAAGGCATAGAAAGAGCTGGAAGGGAAGAGGTTCGAAAAGGTGTTTCAGATGTTGGAAGCGCAGGATTAAGTGCAGGTAAAAAAGCCGCACTTGGTGGCGTGGGGCTTGCGGCAAGCGTTGCTGTAGGGGTTGCTTTCCCCCCGGCAGGATTGGCAATGGCTGCTGTGGTCGTGGGAGCTACCGCTGTTTCAATGGCACCAGATGCTGTGAAAGCCATAAAGGGGGTCGCTCATGCAACTGGGGTGGACAAGGCCGTAAGCAACGCGGTGGATGACGCAAAAACTAAAGCTAAAGAAGGTCTGGCTAAGGCAGCCGATAAAGGAATTGATAATATTGATAAGGGAATTTCAAAGGGATTAACCAAACTGCAAAATGCCTTAAATAGCCCTGAAGGGAAAAAAGCAAAGGAGGCGCTCAAAGGGTGTGGTGAACCTTCACAAGCGGATCATCGTAACAAACCAACACCCCATATCGAAGGAGCAATCGTACCGCATAATCCCAGCAAGGGTAGGGCGTGA
- the gstA gene encoding glutathione transferase GstA, translating into MKLYYTPGACSLSPHIVLKEAGYTYSLEKVNLGTKQTETGEDFREINEKGYIPVLKLEDGEFLTEGAAIVQYLADLKPESGLAPRAGTIERVRLNEWLAYISTELHKGFSPLFGNPSEHAAEALKKKLSIRLDYVEKRLKGHDYLIGHQFTIADAYLFTVLNWSNPLKFDLSAWPSIVAFMKRVADRPQVKAAMQEEGLIKA; encoded by the coding sequence ATGAAACTATATTATACACCAGGTGCCTGTTCGCTGTCTCCACATATTGTGCTAAAAGAAGCAGGCTATACGTATTCGCTTGAAAAGGTGAATTTGGGTACGAAACAAACCGAAACCGGTGAAGATTTTAGAGAAATCAATGAAAAGGGGTATATACCGGTTTTAAAATTGGAGGATGGCGAATTCTTAACCGAAGGTGCAGCCATTGTGCAGTACTTAGCTGACCTTAAGCCAGAGTCTGGCTTGGCGCCCCGCGCTGGGACAATCGAACGGGTGCGTTTGAATGAGTGGCTGGCTTATATTTCTACAGAGCTTCATAAGGGATTCTCACCACTCTTTGGTAACCCAAGTGAACATGCGGCTGAAGCCCTTAAAAAGAAACTTTCGATACGTTTGGATTATGTAGAAAAAAGGCTTAAAGGCCATGATTACTTAATCGGTCACCAGTTTACCATTGCTGATGCCTATTTATTTACCGTTTTGAATTGGTCGAATCCGTTGAAATTTGACCTAAGTGCGTGGCCTAGTATTGTGGCGTTTATGAAGCGGGTGGCGGATCGTCCACAGGTGAAAGCTGCCATGCAGGAAGAGGGATTAATAAAGGCTTAA
- the mutS gene encoding DNA mismatch repair protein MutS → MMRQYLEIKQAHADCLLFYRMGDFYEMFFEDALTAAPILGIALTKRGKHDDQDIPMCGVPFHSCEHYLDKLIRYGLKVAICEQLETPEQAKKRGYKAVVNREVVRIITPGTITEDALLESHSTHYLAALVGRKQQFAIAWVDISTGEFWVSPSTPLTLASDLARVAPKELVFPESMLGEQSYRSLLMEWKKTLSPQADSFFEGARADRHLKQCFNVSVLDSIGDLSQEETTACGVLVEYLLLTQKGKLPYLRLPRRQVPNHFMNIDAATRRNLEMTQTLSGEKRGSLLATIDYTQSGSGARLLSTMLAMPLANSIAIGQRLDIVEWFGHHPHEREVLRLHLKHMADIERALARITIDRGGPRDMLAIRQSLATLAEIRQMFDGQDVLRASMPKGLLAMLNNLGGAHGLCDELTSALADDVPMLARDGGFIRQGFHARLDELRDLQLHGAERVQQLRDKYREQTGVMTLKIAHNQVVGYYIEVNAQHRAKMDDAVFIHKQTMHQAMRYTTVELQDLEQAILSSSEESMSIEIACFEQLVTSIKQQAEYLMKVAYSAAQLDVTSALAQLAVEKKWVRPFVDDTLAFHIQGGWHPVVADALKGRGEHFTPNDCEFSLAKQLYIITGPNMAGKSTYMRQNALIAILAQIGSFVPASHAHIGTVDALYSRVGAADDLARGLSTFMVEMVETATILNQATARSLVILDEIGRGTATFDGLSIAWACVEYIHDHVQSRTLFATHYHELTSLAERLKHVSCLTMQIKEWQGKVVFLHHVIAGKADRSYGIYVAQHAGIPKPVIHRAKEILALLEQGQAGSAIDRLTEHLPLFGVSETIQNTQVHSTLPSAELSRVERDVLERLRRVSCDELSPREAWEILAQLHELTHDSGE, encoded by the coding sequence ATGATGCGCCAATATCTCGAAATCAAACAGGCGCATGCTGATTGTTTGTTGTTTTACCGTATGGGTGATTTTTATGAGATGTTTTTTGAAGATGCCTTAACCGCAGCGCCCATCCTGGGAATTGCTCTGACCAAGCGTGGCAAGCATGACGACCAGGATATACCGATGTGCGGGGTACCGTTTCACAGTTGTGAGCATTACCTTGATAAATTGATTCGCTATGGTTTGAAAGTTGCCATTTGTGAACAATTGGAAACGCCGGAGCAAGCCAAAAAGCGTGGCTATAAAGCCGTGGTCAATAGAGAGGTTGTGCGTATTATTACCCCGGGTACGATTACAGAAGATGCGTTGCTTGAATCGCATAGCACCCATTACCTGGCGGCGCTGGTTGGCAGGAAACAGCAATTCGCCATTGCTTGGGTTGATATATCAACCGGTGAGTTTTGGGTTTCGCCTTCCACGCCTTTGACACTAGCCAGTGACTTGGCCAGAGTCGCACCTAAGGAATTGGTATTTCCAGAATCGATGCTTGGTGAACAATCCTATCGTTCCTTGCTGATGGAATGGAAAAAAACTTTGAGCCCTCAAGCGGATAGTTTTTTTGAAGGCGCACGTGCGGATCGTCACCTTAAACAATGTTTTAATGTCTCAGTGCTCGACAGCATCGGTGACTTATCGCAGGAAGAAACCACGGCCTGTGGGGTACTGGTTGAATATTTGCTGCTCACGCAAAAAGGTAAATTGCCTTATTTAAGATTGCCTCGTCGGCAAGTGCCTAACCATTTTATGAATATCGATGCCGCTACGCGCCGCAACCTGGAAATGACACAAACACTTTCAGGTGAAAAACGTGGCAGTTTGCTGGCAACAATCGATTATACACAATCAGGATCTGGAGCGAGGCTATTATCCACAATGCTTGCGATGCCACTGGCTAATAGTATAGCTATTGGCCAACGATTAGACATTGTTGAATGGTTTGGCCATCATCCCCATGAACGGGAAGTCCTGCGCTTACACTTAAAACATATGGCCGATATTGAAAGGGCATTGGCACGTATTACTATCGACCGTGGAGGGCCACGTGATATGCTGGCTATTCGTCAAAGCCTGGCAACCTTGGCAGAAATAAGGCAGATGTTTGATGGGCAAGACGTGTTAAGGGCCAGTATGCCAAAAGGGTTACTTGCGATGCTCAATAATCTAGGTGGTGCCCATGGATTATGTGATGAATTAACCTCAGCACTTGCCGATGATGTGCCCATGCTTGCCCGTGATGGTGGGTTTATACGCCAGGGGTTCCACGCACGCTTGGATGAATTGCGCGATTTGCAGTTACACGGGGCCGAGCGTGTTCAGCAATTACGTGACAAATACCGCGAACAAACGGGTGTGATGACCCTTAAAATTGCCCATAACCAGGTGGTGGGATATTATATAGAAGTGAATGCTCAGCATCGTGCTAAAATGGATGATGCGGTCTTTATCCACAAGCAAACCATGCACCAGGCTATGCGCTATACGACGGTGGAACTTCAGGATTTAGAACAGGCAATACTGAGTAGTTCAGAAGAATCAATGTCAATTGAAATAGCTTGTTTTGAGCAGTTGGTAACGTCAATCAAACAACAGGCTGAATATTTAATGAAAGTAGCTTACAGTGCTGCTCAGTTGGATGTGACTTCAGCGCTTGCGCAATTGGCGGTAGAAAAAAAATGGGTGCGTCCGTTTGTTGATGACACACTAGCGTTTCATATTCAAGGAGGATGGCATCCCGTAGTGGCGGATGCCCTTAAGGGCCGCGGTGAGCATTTTACTCCTAATGATTGTGAATTTTCACTGGCAAAGCAGCTTTATATCATAACAGGTCCTAACATGGCGGGTAAAAGTACCTATATGCGTCAAAATGCATTGATTGCTATTTTGGCGCAGATTGGATCGTTTGTGCCGGCAAGCCATGCCCATATCGGAACGGTCGATGCGCTCTATAGCAGGGTAGGGGCAGCGGACGATTTAGCCAGGGGGCTTTCCACCTTTATGGTGGAGATGGTTGAAACCGCTACTATTTTGAATCAGGCTACGGCGCGTTCACTGGTTATTTTGGATGAAATCGGTAGAGGTACGGCAACGTTCGATGGGCTTTCCATCGCCTGGGCCTGTGTGGAATATATTCATGACCATGTGCAGTCACGAACCTTATTTGCTACGCATTATCATGAGCTTACGAGTTTGGCTGAGCGGCTAAAGCATGTATCGTGTTTGACGATGCAAATCAAGGAATGGCAGGGGAAAGTGGTTTTCCTTCATCACGTGATTGCGGGCAAAGCGGATCGTTCTTATGGAATATATGTGGCCCAGCATGCTGGGATTCCCAAACCTGTCATTCACAGGGCAAAGGAAATTTTGGCGTTGCTGGAACAGGGACAGGCAGGTTCAGCAATTGACCGGTTGACGGAACATTTGCCGTTATTTGGAGTATCAGAAACCATACAAAACACTCAGGTTCATTCGACTTTACCTTCCGCTGAGCTTTCACGCGTAGAGCGCGACGTGTTAGAGCGCTTGCGCCGTGTATCATGCGATGAATTATCTCCAAGAGAAGCGTGGGAAATCTTAGCACAATTACATGAACTGACCCACGATAGCGGTGAATAG
- a CDS encoding dCTP deaminase, translating to MPILSDTWIRNKALTDGMIEPFVDTLQRTNAKNEGAISYGLSSYGYDARVANEFKIFTNVDSAVVDPKAFDNQSLVDRKTDVCIIPPNSFALARTVEYFRIPRDVLVICVGKSTYARCGIIVNVTPLEPEWEGHVTLEFSNTTPLPAKIYAGEGACQFLFFKAESVCEVSYKDRAGKYQGQTGVTLPRVLQPVEE from the coding sequence GTGCCTATTTTATCTGACACCTGGATTCGCAACAAAGCGCTCACCGATGGAATGATTGAGCCTTTTGTTGACACATTACAGCGAACCAACGCCAAAAATGAAGGCGCTATTTCTTATGGACTCTCTTCTTACGGCTACGATGCCCGTGTTGCTAATGAGTTTAAAATTTTTACCAATGTCGACTCTGCGGTCGTTGATCCGAAGGCTTTTGATAATCAGAGCCTGGTTGACCGCAAAACCGATGTGTGCATCATTCCTCCCAATAGTTTTGCCCTGGCACGCACAGTAGAATATTTCCGTATCCCTCGTGATGTCTTGGTGATTTGCGTAGGTAAATCGACGTATGCCCGTTGCGGGATTATTGTGAATGTCACGCCGCTCGAACCAGAATGGGAAGGACATGTCACCCTGGAATTTTCAAATACCACCCCGTTGCCCGCAAAGATCTACGCTGGTGAAGGCGCTTGCCAGTTCCTTTTCTTTAAGGCCGAAAGCGTCTGTGAGGTCTCCTATAAAGACCGTGCCGGAAAATACCAAGGACAAACGGGCGTTACCCTGCCCCGCGTTCTCCAACCGGTGGAGGAATAA
- the murA gene encoding UDP-N-acetylglucosamine 1-carboxyvinyltransferase, translated as MDRIRIRGGNRLVGTIPIAGAKNAALPIMAASLLSAEPLTLTNIPHLVDIITMANLLGQHGTSFTLSGDLEPGGAAGRALTLHTKDITSYIAPYDIVRKMRASVLVLGPLLARYGEAKVSLPGGCAIGTRPIDMHLKALEQMGAVITLEGGYVHAHVPQRLKGCEIQFDKVSVGATENLVMAATLADGVTTIHNAAKEPEVTDLIHCLKQMGAKIEGIGTSNLVIEGVTSLRPATHHVVADRIEAGTFAAAAVITGGDILLAHIQPDIMTATLEKFQEAGAEIIINDKGIRIRRDSSSPILPCDLTTSPYPSFPTDMQAQMMALFALSNGASIIKETIFENRFMHVSELTRMGANITITGNAALIRGVPDLQGAEVMATDLRASVSLILAGLVAQGETYINRVYHLDRGYERIEVKLRACGADIERVPG; from the coding sequence GTGGATCGCATTCGTATTCGCGGTGGTAACCGCCTTGTTGGGACAATTCCCATTGCCGGAGCTAAAAATGCAGCGCTTCCTATCATGGCAGCCAGCCTGCTAAGCGCTGAACCGTTAACGTTGACCAATATCCCACATCTGGTTGATATCATTACGATGGCCAACCTGCTGGGTCAGCATGGCACCAGCTTCACTTTAAGTGGAGACCTCGAACCAGGCGGCGCTGCAGGTCGTGCCTTGACACTCCATACCAAGGACATTACCAGCTATATCGCTCCGTATGATATCGTCCGCAAAATGCGCGCTTCCGTGTTGGTACTAGGACCGTTGCTAGCCCGTTATGGCGAAGCTAAAGTGTCCCTCCCTGGTGGCTGTGCTATTGGTACACGCCCAATCGATATGCACCTTAAAGCACTCGAACAAATGGGAGCGGTTATTACGCTGGAAGGCGGTTACGTCCATGCCCACGTGCCTCAACGACTAAAAGGATGTGAAATCCAGTTTGATAAAGTCTCCGTTGGTGCAACTGAAAATCTGGTCATGGCCGCGACCCTGGCTGATGGAGTCACCACAATCCATAATGCTGCTAAAGAACCCGAAGTCACCGACCTTATTCATTGCTTAAAACAAATGGGCGCTAAAATTGAGGGGATCGGCACAAGTAATTTAGTCATTGAAGGGGTTACCTCATTACGACCGGCGACCCACCATGTCGTTGCCGACCGTATTGAAGCCGGCACTTTTGCAGCCGCTGCCGTTATTACCGGAGGCGATATCCTGCTTGCCCATATTCAGCCCGACATTATGACCGCTACATTAGAAAAATTCCAGGAAGCCGGTGCTGAGATTATCATCAACGATAAAGGTATCCGTATTCGCCGTGATAGTTCCTCACCTATTTTACCGTGTGATTTGACCACATCGCCTTACCCAAGTTTCCCTACCGATATGCAGGCACAAATGATGGCTCTGTTTGCCTTAAGCAACGGGGCATCTATCATCAAAGAAACCATTTTTGAAAACCGCTTCATGCACGTATCGGAATTAACACGCATGGGCGCTAATATCACGATTACAGGCAATGCTGCCTTGATTCGTGGTGTACCCGATCTTCAGGGTGCGGAAGTGATGGCTACTGATTTACGTGCTTCCGTTTCGCTTATTCTGGCAGGATTAGTTGCCCAAGGCGAAACCTATATCAACCGCGTCTACCATCTCGATAGAGGTTACGAGCGCATTGAAGTTAAACTTCGTGCATGCGGGGCGGATATTGAGCGAGTACCAGGTTAA
- a CDS encoding GAF domain-containing protein yields the protein MENGSATGRNTDTLPAAKGFYIPAITESQVVGVLAVIPHKEQCEFSVSQVNQLEAFASLMASAFQRAKHSGEMGQTHVVTRSVKT from the coding sequence ATGGAAAACGGTTCTGCCACAGGACGCAACACGGATACGCTTCCTGCGGCAAAGGGATTTTATATCCCAGCAATTACGGAAAGCCAGGTTGTTGGCGTTTTGGCTGTTATTCCCCACAAGGAGCAATGTGAGTTCTCAGTTTCGCAGGTAAACCAGTTGGAAGCGTTTGCTTCGTTAATGGCTTCGGCCTTCCAGAGAGCTAAACATTCGGGGGAGATGGGGCAAACACACGTAGTGACACGCTCCGTGAAAACCTAG
- a CDS encoding sensor histidine kinase KdpD, whose product MVYNNAHHQSVGTDRRPNPDKILDKINRDQRGTPHGKLKIFFGASAGVGKTYTMLNEAKERRAEGKRVVIGVVESHSRSEIVKLIEGFEVIPPTEITYRGIVIKELNLEAAITLKPSLLLIDELAHTNAPGSRHPKRWQDVEELINKGIDVYTTLNVQHLESLNDLVARLTGINVRETVPDQLFDKADDIALVDIPTDELLKRLSEGKVYIGPDADKHAVENFFKKTNLVALRELALRRTAERVDAQMDTLTAEQGQHEAQIGEKILVCVGHDVLTAHVLRHAKRMANRNKAPWYALYVETSQHFRLLDKARVAVDRNLRLAERMGAHIVRLTGNNALEEILNYARSYGFTRIVVGHRHQSPRIRLFQSSLPKQLIDYGAGLEITTVSQDVVVEQPFQSYWRQLVARPSNYVFSFLLMVLSTVVGLLLVDKLSMDNIMMFYLIGVIVIASRFGTGPSIFASVIGVFAYNFFFTFPHTFLNFFEQDDYFLFNIMFITSLIVGSQAARMSHQTRLSRKRESETTMLYALTRDLSSAKTIREMADMVIKHIGVVFDADVGIYTFSDDVLHVFPERFNLGNLKEENVAR is encoded by the coding sequence ATGGTATACAATAATGCGCATCACCAGTCAGTCGGGACGGACCGGCGGCCTAATCCTGATAAAATTCTTGATAAGATTAATCGGGATCAAAGAGGCACTCCCCATGGCAAGTTGAAGATTTTTTTTGGAGCTTCCGCAGGCGTGGGCAAGACCTATACGATGCTGAATGAGGCAAAAGAGCGTCGAGCAGAAGGCAAGCGGGTTGTTATAGGTGTGGTGGAATCGCATAGCCGTAGCGAGATTGTGAAGCTCATTGAAGGGTTTGAGGTGATACCTCCCACAGAGATTACCTACCGTGGTATTGTGATTAAAGAATTAAATCTGGAAGCGGCGATCACCCTTAAGCCTTCCTTATTGCTGATAGATGAACTAGCGCATACCAATGCCCCAGGTTCACGCCATCCCAAACGCTGGCAGGATGTTGAAGAGTTGATTAATAAAGGAATCGATGTTTATACCACGCTGAATGTCCAGCATTTAGAGAGTTTGAATGATCTGGTCGCCCGCTTAACCGGGATTAATGTCCGTGAAACGGTTCCTGACCAATTATTTGATAAGGCTGATGATATTGCGTTGGTTGATATCCCAACAGACGAACTTCTAAAAAGGTTAAGTGAAGGAAAAGTATATATCGGCCCTGATGCAGATAAGCATGCAGTTGAGAATTTCTTTAAGAAAACCAATCTCGTTGCATTACGGGAATTGGCACTGCGGCGGACGGCCGAGCGTGTGGATGCGCAAATGGACACGCTAACAGCAGAACAAGGCCAACATGAAGCGCAGATCGGTGAAAAAATTTTAGTGTGTGTTGGCCATGATGTTTTAACGGCCCATGTGCTACGGCATGCTAAGCGTATGGCCAATCGAAATAAGGCACCCTGGTATGCACTTTATGTAGAAACCAGTCAGCATTTTCGTTTATTGGATAAAGCCAGGGTGGCTGTTGATCGGAATTTGCGGCTTGCAGAGAGAATGGGTGCGCATATTGTGCGATTAACAGGTAATAATGCACTGGAAGAAATTCTTAATTATGCGCGAAGTTATGGCTTTACCCGAATCGTCGTAGGCCATCGACATCAATCGCCCAGGATAAGACTTTTTCAATCATCGCTTCCAAAGCAATTAATTGATTATGGGGCTGGGTTAGAGATAACAACCGTTTCACAAGACGTTGTGGTAGAGCAACCGTTTCAATCCTATTGGCGTCAATTAGTTGCACGTCCTTCTAATTATGTTTTTTCCTTTTTGCTGATGGTTTTAAGTACGGTTGTGGGATTATTGTTGGTCGATAAACTCAGCATGGATAATATCATGATGTTTTATCTTATCGGTGTCATTGTGATTGCTTCGCGGTTTGGAACCGGCCCCTCTATTTTTGCATCGGTTATAGGTGTTTTTGCATATAATTTCTTTTTTACATTTCCACATACGTTTTTGAATTTTTTTGAGCAGGATGATTATTTTCTCTTTAATATCATGTTTATCACCAGCCTTATTGTGGGATCGCAAGCCGCTCGAATGTCGCATCAAACACGATTATCTCGAAAACGTGAGTCGGAAACCACCATGTTATACGCGTTAACTAGAGATTTGTCCTCGGCTAAAACCATACGTGAAATGGCTGATATGGTTATAAAGCATATCGGGGTCGTTTTTGATGCTGATGTGGGAATCTATACATTTTCAGATGACGTATTGCACGTATTTCCGGAACGTTTTAATTTAGGTAACCTAAAAGAAGAAAATGTAGCAAGATAA
- the kdpC gene encoding potassium-transporting ATPase subunit KdpC gives MQTLTGSIRPALCLLLVLTLICGVCYPLVCFGILHVFFPNQSQGSLLHDKQGNVRGSALIGQPFSDPSHFWARPSATLHFPYNASASNGSNLSVNNIQLWRLVAYRANRLRAWSPTSSEAIPVDLVTASASGLDPHISMAAALYQVPRIANIRHKKEEEILELVRLHREPRPFNLFGEPRVNVLKLNMALDGIQ, from the coding sequence ATGCAAACGCTTACTGGTTCGATTCGTCCTGCATTGTGTTTATTACTCGTGCTGACACTCATCTGCGGTGTGTGTTATCCCCTTGTCTGTTTCGGAATATTACATGTTTTCTTTCCTAATCAATCACAGGGTAGCTTATTGCATGATAAGCAAGGAAACGTTCGCGGTTCAGCGTTAATTGGTCAACCCTTCTCAGATCCTAGTCATTTTTGGGCCCGCCCTTCAGCCACGTTGCATTTTCCTTATAATGCGTCGGCCTCGAATGGATCAAATTTAAGTGTCAATAATATTCAATTATGGCGTCTGGTTGCCTATAGAGCGAACAGATTGAGAGCATGGAGTCCTACCAGTAGTGAGGCAATACCTGTTGATTTAGTGACGGCATCTGCCAGTGGTTTGGATCCTCATATCAGTATGGCGGCTGCTTTATATCAAGTGCCGCGTATTGCAAATATCCGTCATAAGAAAGAGGAAGAAATTCTTGAATTGGTTCGTTTACATAGGGAACCCCGTCCATTTAATTTGTTTGGGGAACCGCGGGTTAATGTGTTAAAACTTAATATGGCACTCGATGGTATACAATAA